Within Carassius gibelio isolate Cgi1373 ecotype wild population from Czech Republic chromosome A16, carGib1.2-hapl.c, whole genome shotgun sequence, the genomic segment TCCTCTGTATCACTGACTCTCTTGGCGCACTCCACCTCGGGCACACAGAAAGGGGAATTGTACCACACAGCACGGACCTTGGTCCCCTGTGCTCGTGCCAGGCCAAAGTCACCCAGTTTGACCCAGCGACAAGCACGGTCACACAAGAAGATGTTCTCTGGCTTGATGTCACGGTGCACAAAGCCAAGAGAATGGAGATGAGACACAGCACCACTCAACTGAGACATCACACGCTGGGAACTCTCCTCACTCACCCCCTCCtacagaaaaaagagagagagagagagagagtttatatgtgtgtgtatgtatatatatttataaatgattttataataataatataaattattattattattatactgtaaataatattatttatcctTAATATTGTTGTTAACATTTGTATatgtaagtttattattattgtttatttatttccatttttgggaccttattttttactttttcccACACAAATAAAGtcccaaaaatggaaataaatgaacattaataataaacttACATATACAAATGTTaacaacacacatatatatatatataattaatgccAATTTCTGggatcttttttctctttttatatttatttattacacctTATTAACCTTTTTTCAGTATAATtgcaatttgtatattttcatttcttcttcttcctcttcttcttcttcttatttagaaatattatatattaatgcaattatacattcatataattttccttcttaaaattatttattgatgCTTTGGCAATATTGTTTGATAAATGTTCATTCCAGTAAAGTACTGAAAAAATAGAAAGAGTGAAAAGAAGACAGAAAGTATGTGTGTTCTGTATTTAATCTGCTCTTCAGCGGTGCATTAAGCACTACCATTAAACAGCATTAATGTATCAAGGCTGATGATAGGAGCAGTTGTTTTTGGCAAGAgagtgagaacacaggaggatatcGGACAACATGTACGTGCCCGAATAATCAAAGATACCCTGTGCCCTGGAAAGACGTCACTACAAAAAAATTCCCACTCGTGATTGCATCATCAAAATTTCGTCAGAGAAGGAAAACCAGGACCATTGTCCCAGGCTCTGAGGAGGAGCCACATCTAAATCTCTTCTAAACAAATTTTTGTGAAATCAAAATCAGTCAAGCCTACTGACCTCTGACACGATGACTTCATACAGGTCACCATAGAGACCAGCCTCCTGGGCAAAGACATAGTGAGAAGGAGTGGAGTAGAAGATGCCTAGAGCCCGGGTTAGAGAAGGGTGTGTGCAATAGGAGACGGAGAGATTATATTCACGCAGGAAAGCTTGGAGAGTGGTGGAGTGACGGGGGAAGAACTTCAGAGCCATTGGGGTTCCTGGAAGTTCAGAGATTGCTAAAGTAAGCAGTGCTTCACTTTCATCAAATATACACCCTGTCTTGACTGTCACAGTGCTATTAGTCTGGAGTTCAACATGAACGAAACAGGTATGCACGGAACAACTGACCTCTCCTCTGATGCACCGCCAGCATCACCTTGCCGTACGACCCCTCTCCCAGCTTTTTGATGAGTTTGAAGTGCTCTGATGTCACCAGTGATGTCATGGACTGAGCCGTGAGGTAGCACAGCTCGTCAAGTTCTCTAGGTTCGGTCTGACAACAAAGCAGCAGCAACATTTTAAtcgaatatacattttaatagtatatacagtattttgtaatagTAATTggccaaataaatcaataaatgggcattcaattaaaaaaatatataaatttgttgCTTGAGACAGCGGCCAGTTAGACAAAAATGTAATCGCATCCATGTATTCCAGAGAGCCGTGTAATAATAGCTGAACTTCCCGTCTGTCAGTTCTTTCAGCCTTCACTTTTATGTCAGACAGAGAATGTTCAAACAATACTTAAACACATTAACACCTTGATGGCCCTGAAATAGCTTGAGTGTATATTACAAGTTTACATAACACAGAGCAAGCAGctcatatttacattacattctaAACGTTTGTAAGAGACATGTGTTGATTCAAGTTACTAGAAGTGGGCATCACACCAGTTCTATGTGCTTCTGTGTTTATGTTTTTGCTGTGTCAGTCTATGTAACCTTCACGAACACATGTGCTTCCAGAACCATCAAAGAACATGTACAAAGTAATGTAGGCCTATAGTGGTTGTTTGAGTGTGTTGCTAAGCACTGAAAACAGACCCAGCAGAGCTGCCTTTATCTTACTGATAGACGTCTCGCAGCAGCCTTTGATAAGGCGCCAGGAGTGGACGTGCAGGCTCTAGCTTGTTACATTTTCCATGTAATCTTCATATCTGTGATGTACAGTAAGACTAATGTTGATTTTAAAGCTGGATTTCACACAGTTAAGAATGTCTTCTGTGCTTTACAAACATTCATGTGATGTAACCTATTCTGCTCCTTGTAAATCAGTTTTGAAACCATATTTCCATGTTCCACTTAACGGTTCATTTAAAGTTTTATATCACAATGATCTGGCACTGATTAACCATTATGAAAATGgtattatgtaattaaaaaatattgtaatattggcACATAATGCAAAGGGCTgacatatatctatctatctatctatctatctatctatctatctatctatctatctatctatctatctatctatctatctatctatctatctatctatctatctatctactgtatctatctatctgtctgtccgacTCTCCGtctctccgtctctctgtctgtccgtccgtccgtccatccatcaatccgtctgtcaatctatctatctatctttataaGCAGATTTTGTGCTCAGTTTATATAGGTTATTATTGatagtcaaataataataatggttcttCTTATTATCAAAGCTTATAacagatttttattgttttcttaggattctttgattaatagaaatttCCAAAGAACAGAATTCATTCAAGACAGAAATCTTAAATAAAATTCTGAATGTCTTGAATGtgtccttatttatttataaggtAAATAAACGTACTTaacccacactgtaaaaaataagtgtaattttaactgtaaaattttgtaaaaacgctacggaaaaaaactgataataggttaacaataagttcccgtactatatacagggaaaaactgtaaaagatctaacaaagcatttaatgtaaatttacagtaaaattctgttaattatacagcttttagaagtaaaaaaagaacaaatcaatgtataatttacagtctaaaactgtaaactgatattcccagaattccctgcgtgacactccacgtttgaaagtattttgtttaaataatcatgtttttaaatagttcttgttatcagttatgtacatttgagctttatgttacatcttctgttgcttaatgaaagttttttgcattatttaagtatcacgtgtgttaccatgatggtgttttgtgtttccataaatgtgcaccttctatatgttaatatatacttctgcttgtggtgaagctacttgtgatgagctttgatacttcatgtggctttctcttatacagtaccatctttattattatggtggttgtcagtattttcaaggtacaaaacagatttaattttgtgtgttgttgaatttactggtttatattcacattttcttgtttgtaaattacagctttatattgtaaaattaacagtttttgacgtaaatgtgtttacagttttctgtatttttacaaaattattctggcaaccacagctgccaaaaagtttttgtaaaaacaacaagaaattttttacagtgcagactTTTGAATGtatatcacagttttcacaaaaatactaagcagcaaaAACGGTCTGCAACATTGATaatacaataaatgtttcttctgcaccaagtcagcatattaaagtcattttcaaaagatcatgacactgaagattggagaaaTGActgccgaaaattcagctttgatatcacagatatttttatgtatataaacatatacaatCTTAACCAGagacttttgaccagtagtgtacaaATATACTGTTAAACTCAACCACCCTTATTTAATTGCAGTGACAACCCTTTTCACTTTTGTAACTCAAAATGATTTTGAATAGTTAGTGACCTGCAATGGATATGTGCAGTATGTGCAGTGAAGCACGGCTGGAACGCTTCATATTAACCCCAGGTGTATAACACAGCTTTAATGGATTTAGCAGGATTAGACCTGAAATGATGATTTACTTCTGTAAAACTGCCATTCACACACAATTAGTGAAATCATCAATTGTTGCATATTAAAAATGATATGCGGTTTGTGAATGAACAGCATTTAAGTGCATTTCAGGTTTTATATTtagatctatatttttttattcttaatgtgTGTTGTAATGAAATGGAGAATTTTCTATAAGAGCAGTTTTTGACTCACAGTCATTGTCCAACGCTGCAGGTCTTTCAGGAAGTCTTGGAAACAGTCAGTTTCTCTCTCACTGTTTCTTTCCCATCTGCACTGGACTGAGATCTGAGTCTTACAGTCCTTTGCTTGTTATCAACATTCAACTGAGATCGACAAGCAGTTAATCAGATGTCACGGTGCAAGTGTGAGTGCCAGTTGCTACTGAGTATTTTTATATGGGTTCTCTCTTCTCTTGATCCTCAATGAGTCTGACGGCCCTCACTCATGCCTACCACcttcctctgctctctctctctctccctcgctctcccTTTTTCCCTCCAAAATTCCTCTGCTTGTTTCCATTCCAAATCGCCATGTACTACAACAGTGAGGTATGCTGCCCCTTCCCAGAcgtttctctcgctctcttttctctCGTACGTCAGTAAAGCGTCCCAATGTGTTCCACCTGTCAGTCAAGCTATCTGCAACACTTTATTGAGTTCTTGCTGTTTCCCGCAATCTCTTTCCTAATCCTCCCCTATCTCTCTTGATATCCCTTCTTCCTATTAATACTATCACTTTTATACTTAGTAAAAACCTATTGTGCAGAACAGCAGCTCCAGTCAGCAGCTCTGCTGGATCAAGTGAGATCAAAGAAGATAACAAGACATTTATAGTTTTGAGATCAAATTACCCATAGGCTCTTGACCAAAACATTGTGAAATCACAGAATGTCCATTTTAGGAAGTATTTAAGACTGCACAGTCCATCGTGGCAGCAATTTTGGAAAGAATACAAATCATCCTAGTTTAATCAGTTTACTTGGGTTTTGAGAGAGTGCCTTGACATTAGTGCCAGTCACacatatttttattcatgtaaacagctgaaataaatttggataaaatacattttttgaatctTGATGTTAGAATCTTTTATGcttaccaatgctgcatttatttgatcacaaatatagtaaaaacagaaaGGTTGtgaaatctttaaaataaattattttattttttaatattttaaaatgctttttttctgtgatggcaaaactgtcatattttattgatttaatgcaactattaacaaagattaataaacttaaattgcccctctttcatattttgtttattagctttttttcagTGGTATTTAACTTGCACATTTTGCCATCTGTTTGAGTGACAAAACAAACAGCTGAAAGGTTGCAGAACCTAATACTACCATCCTCTTCATGTCAAATCTCTACTCAGTGCTGCCAGTTCTATATCTCACTCTCAGTTTACCCTGATCCTCAGCTCTCTCTCTGCACTTCACAGCTAACTCGTTTCTACATTTACATCTCAGAAAGATGTCCCTTGATATCTCAAGTAGTCTATAACATgactactgtatattatgtaagACAAACGATCCCTGTTATCACAACCGTGGCCGTTTCTGTTTCTCCAGCTGCTCTACATGCATGAAGCGGTTTCTAATACAGTCCGCTGTTGACTTCAGTGAGGCTTCATCAGTCCCTCTGGTCTCATTTCCATTCAGAATCTGCACTACGCTTCTGTCAATCCCCTGCTGTTCAGGAATGTCATATGGTATGTCTGAGACATCATAAAATTAGTTTAACAAGTTACCCAATACCCAAAATATGCAGACAGGCAGCAATGAATCATATGTGTTTGTACTCCAATTACTGGATTTAGATATTTACATTAACAGCTAATTAAAAAGCGTTTCAAAAGGTATTCACTAATTCTTTTACAGAAGATTGGGTAGTCTTGAGTTCTTCtggatgaatgtgtgtgtgcatttgtgagtgtttatgtgtatttttattttcaagtgGTATTGGAAGGCTTAGTGTCTGTTTTCTACAACCCATACAGTAAATGGTTTCTGCAAACATTCAGCTTGAGTGTCTTGATGTAAAATCTCTGTCATGAACTCGCCatttttgtctgaaagaagaaagcagCATGCTGTTGTGAGAAGAGCACCCAGCTCAAAGTAATCTGTTACATGTTATTTTCAGACTTAAAATCATTTTTCTAAActgttatataatttaaatgcaataaacacCACACACTGTCATTCTTAAATAAAAAGGGCCTTAAAATATTCTTTTGAAGTGAAAGTGAGACTTTAGTTCAGCAGACACATAAAAAATGTGAACGTAAGAATGATTATTGATTATTGCTTAGGTATGCAGTGTACTATGCACTATGGTATTACATTTCCCTTTAGTGCCATCGTTACATTTCTGTGCAGTAGCAGTATTCTGTGCAATAAAGAGCAATTATTATATCAGGAGACTTAAGAGTATTTGTATGACTATTTTATATGACAAAGCATGCCCGTTACATATATTCACAAAAAGGGTGCCTCAGCAAATTTAAGAGATCTGCAGAATGATTTAGACTAAgtaatcttattttattaaattgtaactaataataataagtaataacaacatcttttttttgttattaaagaaCATAGAATTATTTAAACATTGCCAAATTGAAGAATTGACGTGGtttctattaattaaaaaaggaaaagaaaaactgGTCTTCTTTGATAGTGACGAGGGCTAGCACTTTTTCTCCTTTATATCAAGGTGCACTCAAAAAAATAGCACATTGGTTGAACATGATTTAATCGTCGAATTACACCACATTATCTTAACAACACTGGATGATGTTCAACCAGCTTGAAATATTTGTGTtcatttaagggggggggggtgaaattctcgttttcactcaatatcctgttaatcttgagtacctatagagtagtactgcatccttcataactccaaaaagtctttagttttattatattcataagagaaagatagtctgtaccgatttttcccggaaaaacacgagccgctggaggcgtgacgtgtgggcggagctaaagaatcacgagccccagtaaaaaaaaaaaaaaaaagtgtagtgacattcagccaagtatggtgacccatactcagaatttgtgctctgcatttaacccatccgaaatgcacacacacagagcagtgaacacacacacacacacccactgtgagcacacacccggagcagtgggcagccatttatgctgcggtgcccgaggagcagttgggggttcaatgccttgctcaagggcacctaagtcgtcgtattgaaggtggagagagaactgttaatgcactatccccacccacaattccatccggcccgagactagaactcacaacctttcgattgggagtccgactctctaaccattaggccccgactgtaggcttttgcgttgagagcgtttggaagctgtgacattaccgtgaggacaaaacaaaccatggctaacagtcagattcagtcgtttatttaagatccagaatcagatcccgaggctaaaactgaacgagagcagcagcagcaacaattcgctccgagtggggctcgaacccggatctccggcatgggaggggatgcactaacaaggaggcagagatattttaagcagatTTACTGactgcctgtggttccaacacacgatcgtgaccctttttcgttgggattgcatcatccttaaaaaataaatgatacgcaaatccggcgtcaaactgggccttgtttgtaaaacaagcatcttcgaaatgcagggaacaaacacaaacacttgcacaactccgttgatgctctgtaaaaataacctccatccactggtcccttaatgctgttttttctttggtaatctgtgcagggttgtcttgccctggcaactgAAAACACActgcttttgtgacatttcgctacgctctcactctgatcagtgattgtctgtacACAGccttctctctgctctgctatacgtgAGCGCGCGCTCTGCCGGCAGActtgccctcaggacccatataaggaaattccgctccatctaacgtcacacagagccatactcgaaaaaaactttccgaaacttgtgacaaaccggaaggagtattttgggaacaaaaatacttcttcaaacgtacaacttaattttttaaactttgtccatgtttagcatgggaatccaactctttaacagagtaaaaaactcagtatgcatgaaatagcatttcaccccccccctttaacatgatTCAGTTGAGTTCAGAAAAAGAAGCTATACATTggaattaagtaattaagtgattaactgagtgataattgtgaattagtgatgaacacctgctgttaaggtaaggtttagatgttgctttattgtttcagttgaagtaaccatgttagagatcagtgtttgctttagttgggctctcaACATTTTTGTTGTATCTCAAAAGCCCAGAAAAAATCCATTAGCATTTTTAACTTAACCCATTGATGATGATAATCAATTATTAAACTGTTCGGAGTGTGACCTCTGATGAAATGGGTGTTGTCTAATTAGTTAGATAAAATAGTAAAAGCGATTCTAAGAAGCAGTGGTTCTGTGATAAATAGTTCATATAAAGGATTTTCCAAACAGTTTGGTCTTATAGGGTGTCAAAccgtcacacacagacatcaataatcagcatATTTACCTCAACAATGGTTACCATAAAAAAATGCAGCAGAGCATGCTAGGAGCCATAGATTCGTTTTGTACTATAAtaatacccagcatgcattgcagcatgttttttttttgtcgtcaTTCTTGAGGTACATAttctgattgttgatgtctgtgtgtgactaactGCTGCCATTGAAGAAAAATGTATGAGCATAAAGTGTTCGGTAATTTTATGTAAACTGATAACAATAAAACAACTGGCTCTTTGAACGGCTTCCCTTATAATAAAATGAACTAATTATGCAGTACCTCTTTAGTCAGATTTTGAGCTCTGAACAGCCCCATAATTGATGATTGTCATCACCAGTAAGCTGCACAACAACCAATACCTGATAATATTTTCTCTGGTTTTCTGAGTTATAACAAACATGCTTTaaaaacacatggttataacagccagagaaaacacGAAGACAGAAGtgaagggtcaagagcccaactaaagcaaacactgatctc encodes:
- the LOC128030219 gene encoding serine/threonine-protein kinase SBK2-like, whose amino-acid sequence is MTTEPRELDELCYLTAQSMTSLVTSEHFKLIKKLGEGSYGKVMLAVHQRRGTPMALKFFPRHSTTLQAFLREYNLSVSYCTHPSLTRALGIFYSTPSHYVFAQEAGLYGDLYEVIVSEEGVSEESSQRVMSQLSGAVSHLHSLGFVHRDIKPENIFLCDRACRWVKLGDFGLARAQGTKVRAVWYNSPFCVPEVECAKRVSDTEDIWMSVEPSLDTWALGILIYCLLTSCFPWEETTSDDPSYCKYRDWFNRIKQREETQDTVREENVAPQFDSLSSLVLTLLRKLLNPLPRLRPGPDEILSYLGGPWLLKTEKEEMRREQEAQVEAKKMHERGRVEGEKDILGRRER